The genomic window CATACTTCTGTCCTTGCATGCACACTTTATTAACTCATTGTTTCTTACTATTTTAGGTCTGTTTGGTATAAGAGCTGCTATGATTAATACTGATTACATTAATGAGGATCACATAGAGGCCGCAAAGATTTATATCCGGACACTGGCAGACTCGGAGAAGTTTCGCAGGAAAACTGTCGTGCACATGACGGGAATTGGTGGGGAAACATGTACACCTCATATGCTTGAAGCCATCATTTCGAAAAAATGGTTGCATGGCGGTGTAAGTATTAGCAATAAGTTATTAAGTTGGACATGTCATTTGCATATAAATTATCTAATAGGCGTATTGCTGTTATGTTATTTTGTAGGTCATCAATTGTTATTGCAACCATATGCAGACCCATAATCCTCGTGCTGACCGTCACATATTATCATCTTGGGTGTCCCACTGGCTTATTCTTCGTGCTGATGGAAAGGTTGTCAACTCTAAGAGTCATTTTATGGATCATTTCACAAACCAAACTAAAATGGTGTCTAGAGTTACTGAAGAGTATTTCATCAAAGATAAGGTACTTCAGTTTAGTATGATCATTCGTAGTATATCTGTGTGTACACCAACATGAATAAACTTTGTTGTAGGCATACTTTCCTTTTCATGTGGAAGAAAATCATTGGATAACAGTTCTTATGCACAACAAGAAAAAAGAGTTTCAAGTATTAAACTCTACTGGTAAATGCAGCAAAAGAGTTCTTGCAAAGATTGCTAAGCTGGTAAGCTTACAACGTTACATAAAACAATATATATTTCTTCGAAAAGTACTTCATATGGATTTGTCAATTTTATTTCAGAGGGCAGAGATAGCTATTGATACAAAGGAGGTGAATGCTCTTATTGAAACGGATCATCATGATGTATCTTCCTGGCCAATAAGGGAGTACAATATGCCGTCACAAAAAGACGGGTATGTTGCAAATGTTGAATTAGTATGTACTTGTATGATCCATCAATAACTGACTTGTGGTTTCTTGCAGAGTCTCTTGTGGTCTTTTCGTGGTGAAATGCGTTCAACACTGGGACGGAGATGGTTGGGCATTTGAGTTCGATCAAGATGAGGTTAATGCTTCAAGGGGACGCATTCTAGCTGAAATACTTTTTTCAGAGTGCAACACGAAGGAAGTAGTGAAAGAGAAGATCCTCAAGATCATGGAGACCAAATGAGTAGGAGGATGGGGTGTTGGCTATTATCTCCACTAAATAAATGTGCCGTTGTCGGTATCTTGATACAATTTACATATTAAGACATCTATATATTTGCAGTGCTTGGTATTTGCTACAATATTACTCTTATCTGCGGCATGGTTTAGCATGTTTCGCAACTAAATAAATGTGATGTGGTCTGCTACAATATCACTCTTACTTGCAGCATCGTGGGTGATGATTTTTGAACATGTTATGTACGCACTTTGTATTATGCACTGTTTGCCATTTGTCGCAACTAAATAAATGTGATGTGGTCAGTGCGGGCTGTTGTTTGCAGCCGCTATTTTCTGCCAAAATAAagtgaagtttttttaaaaaaaatgcccGACCACCGCTGCTGGGCCCATAGTAGCTTACGGAAGCTACCCAAATCAAGCCCAGAGGCGACTCGGGCGGCCGATCGAGCGCACTAGCGGGCCCAGCAGCGGGGTCCAACGGGGCGCACGGGGATAATacgagaggagttcgaaagggggggcggaggcagctatttaagccgctcctggcgcccccccccccccccgcttccgaggtgggactaaaacttgggcgctgccccgcgcgggcgagggggagggggcgtgggccgCGGGAGGGGCGCGGGGAGAGGCCGTGGGCCGGGGGAGGAGccccgcgcgggcgagggagggccagcatgttttttaatattttttctggttcgttttttctttttctttttctttttctttcattgaaagttcacggatttgaataAGTTAATGAAATTTTATAACTAGTTCAGGAAATACAAAATAgttcaagaaaaataaaaatagttttttcaaaTATAGTTCACGTATTTTATAAAAAGTTCAGCAAAttgaaataagtaaagaaaaagaaaaagaaaaaatatataaaaaaacgtgctggccctccctcgcccgcgcggggCTCCTTCCCCGGCCCACGGCCTCTCCCCTCGCCCGCGCGGGGCTCCTCCCCCGGCCcaagcccccctcccctcgcccctcccccggcccacgccccctcccctcgcccgcgcggggcagcgcccaagttttagtcccacctcggaagcgGGGGGGCGCCAGGAGCGGCTTAAATAGCTGCCTCCGCcccccctttcgaactcctctcttATTATCCCCGTGCGCCCCGTTGGACCCCGCTGCTGGGCCCGCTAGTGGGCTCGATCGGCCGCCCGAGTCGCCTTTAGGCTTGATTTGGGTAGCTTCCGTAAGCTACTATGGGCCCAGCAGCGGTGGTCgggcatttttttaaaaaaaacttcactTTATCAATTATTTTGGCAGAAAGTAGCGGCCAGAAACAACATCAAACAAAATCATCATCAGTACAACATATATGCCCACGTAGCAAACAgcaaacaaaatcatcatcatgccCAGGTAGTATAACATATGCAATGTCATCTCCAAATTTATTACATATATCttttatcaaaacacaaacaaataacttATCAAGTTTTCTTGCGGACACGTACGAATAAAAAACGACAAAGGTTCGTGCGACCACTTTTATTCTCCGTACAAACCAACCTGCATCTGTACCTACGCCCAGTTCCTGAACAAAACATAAAGAATTGGTGAGCAAATATAGTTGCTAAAATCAAAGTAGGAACATAACAACAATAAGAAGATAACATCTTACTTCTCGTTCAAATGACATGTAGCCTTATTATGACCTGCTTGACTACACAAACTGCACAAAGGACCACTTTTCTTCTCTGTAAAATCTTTTGGCCTACCATTCTTTGTAACGCCGGGGCCCCCCTTTGACCGCCCCTTCTTAGGTGCACCCTTCGTCGAAACTTTCTGAGGATCACCAATACCAGGCTCAACTTGTTGCACTTGACTTGCCTCCTTCTTCAGCATAGCATACCTTCTACTTCCTATAAGTTCCTCCTCTGAAATCTTTTTCTGTGCTATTATGTTGTCTAGACACTTCATCAACTCATCGAACAAGAAGGGATCATTTGCTGCAACATGAGCAGCTTGTGCGGTTTTAATGGATATTGCACTATACCGTTCTCTCTCCAATGGCCCTGACCAACCCCATCCAAACATATCACTCTTCCTCTGCACAGGCAACCCATCTCTTGCATGTTTGGACAACCGATGAAGGacacaacactttggtatttcagttaaattcagatgatggagaacaaacagaatgtgtttgcatggcagcccTTTCCGAACCATCCTAAGACAACTGCATGTAATAGTTTCTTCTGAGTTACCTGGTTCATAAACAACATTATACCTAAACTTGTGGTTATCCTTCCATGTCACAATGAATGTCTCACGCCCAATTCCCACGAGCGTCTCAAATATCTCCAGCTGACCCATCTTATGCAAATCATCTTGCAAGATGTAGAAATTAGCAGGTGTGAATACTTTGGCGGCATGCTCCTCAAGGACTTTATATTCAGTAACAGACGGTGGTTCCTTCTGGAATGCCTCGCAGTCATCGTACGCCTCGTTCTCACGCAGGCGAACTATACAGTTCTCATAATGCACCACCAAATCAACAATTGTCATACCGTAGTCCAGGTGAAGGTGAAGGCAGGAGTTGAGGCTTTCACTCCTCTGGTTACTTCGCATACCAAGAAAAAAACCATCGGAAAGATATGAAGCTGCCCACAGTctcctcttcctgtacatcctgTCAAGCCACTCTTCAGTTCTATCCGTCTTCCACTTATCATAGAAAGCTTTCCATCTCTGCTCAAAGTTCGCTTGAGAGGTGGCATAGTACAGGAGCGATCTGAACTCATCCAGTGACTTGTAATGCAGGTGCCTCTGCATATTTTTCTCGATATGCCACGAACAAAGACGATGGAAAACATCTGAAAGGACGGTCCGAATAGCCCGGATCATTGCAGCGTCACCGTCTGTGATTATTGACTTTGGCTTCACCTGACAGTTTGCCTTCATAAATGTCTGCAGCAGCCACACGTATGTCCCTTCCGTCTCGTCAGCAATGATGGCACAACCAAACACTgtggtgcaacggtggttgttaactcctacaaaggg from Triticum aestivum cultivar Chinese Spring chromosome 3B, IWGSC CS RefSeq v2.1, whole genome shotgun sequence includes these protein-coding regions:
- the LOC123066047 gene encoding protein FAR1-RELATED SEQUENCE 12-like, producing the protein MQRHLHYKSLDEFRSLLYYATSQANFEQRWKAFYDKWKTDRTEEWLDRMYRKRRLWAASYLSDGFFLGMRSNQRSESLNSCLHLHLDYGMTIVDLVVHYENCIVRLRENEAYDDCEAFQKEPPSVTEYKVLEEHAAKVFTPANFYILQDDLHKMGQLEIFETLVGIGRETFIVTWKDNHKFRYNVVYEPGNSEETITCSCLRMVRKGLPCKHILFVLHHLNLTEIPKCCVLHRLSKHARDGLPVQRKSDMFGWGWSGPLERERYSAISIKTAQAAHVAANDPFLFDELMKCLDNIIAQKKISEEELIGSRRYAMLKKEASQVQQVEPGIGDPQKVSTKGAPKKGRSKGGPGVTKNGRPKDFTEKKSGPLCSLCSQAGHNKATCHLNEKNWA